DNA sequence from the Nicotiana tomentosiformis chromosome 3, ASM39032v3, whole genome shotgun sequence genome:
tgtcgtcccatgttatgtatgttcatgacattatctttcattgttggatgttcatgatccatgtctactatttatattgatcttgtcggcccttaaagataataaggaaggttagataaaatgtacgttggtgctcggcaagtatggcccgggtgctagtcatgaccctccagttgggtcgtgacataggccTCATCCTCCATATCCTTAAAGGCTTGCCAAGAataatggcgagaatcaattcaaaaagttcattgtcATGATGAAGAGCCCATctatcaatgtgccattagttgaagccttagaGAAAAtgtccggttatgcaaagtttatgaaggatttagtgacAAGGAAAcaatcgatgaattttgaaactataaaaatgactcatcaagtgagtgcaattgtgcattcaatggctcccaagttggaggatcccgacGCTTTCATGATTCCTTGTACCATTGGGAGTGCCGAGTTTgtaaaagctctttgtgatcttggggcaagtatcaatttatgccctattcgatttttaagactttgggaattgagcaaccaagacccacatctatgagattacaaatggccgatcgtaccatgaagataccattgggagtgattgaagatgtattggttcgtgttgataaattcattcttccagcgAATCTTTTCATtcttgattgtgaggttgattatgaggtgccgattattgtaggtagacctttccttgctacggggaaggctctagTTGCTGTTGAAGCCAAAGAACTTACCTTCCAGGTTGGTGATGTAAAAATGGTTTTtgatgtgtgtaagtccatgcggcaacccaATAGCAAAGAGGTGTGTTAGTTCgtagacttggtgaccgatgtgattgtagatgaaacaagtgttgtgatgaatgttgatgatacattTGAGGCCGTGTTGCTCAACTTTGGTGATGAcgaaatggatggcttcatggaatgtgtaaactcgttgcaaggaatggggtcgtacacttatgagccccgtaaattgtccttggatcttgaaaataggacaactcatccaacaaagccctcgatctaggagcctcctatcttggagttgaagtctTTACCTCAAAATCTTTGGTATGAATTTATTGGCCCTTCTTCTAGTTTACcatttattctttcctcttgtttgactaacgtgcaggtggactctacattggcggtgctacaaaagaggaagaaggctattagatggacattggcggatattcgggggataagccccgcattttgcatgcacaatatTAACTTGGAGGAAGGTTCCAAACCATATATTGaatatcaaaggagactcaacgaAGCCATGCAAGAAGTTATCAaaaaagagatcatcaagtggttggatgtcggggttgtctatcTCATTTCTGATAGTTTGTGGACTTGTCTggtacaatgtgtcccaaagaaggggggcatgacggtggtcaccaatgataagaatgagttgattcctacaagaacggtgaccaggtggagagtgtgtatggactatcgtaagctcaacaaagtcacaaggaaggactATTTTCCACTTTCCTtcctagatcaaatgcttgatagattggccggccgtactttctattgttttcttgatgggtattctaggtacaaccaaattcttattgctccggaggattaagagaagactacttttacatgtccttatggtactttttccttcaagaggatgccatttgggttgtgcaatgcaccgacgacttttcaaaggtgtatgatggcgatcttcacggacatggtggaggattaccttgaagtctccatggatgacttctcggtggtcaggaattcttttgatgattgtctcgcAAACatggataaagtgttggcaagatgtgaagaaacaaacttggtgctcaattgggagaaatgtcattttatggtcgaggaaggcattgtccttggccacaagatctcaaagaatggcattgaagtcggcaaggcaaagattgaggtgatttttaaacttccacctccaacttcagtAAAAgttgtgcggagtttcttaggtcacgcgAGATTTTACCggcgtttcatcaaggatttctctaaagtTATGAACCCTTTATGCAAGCTtatggagaaagatgctaagttccaCTTtattgatgattgcatgaaagcctatgaattgctaaagttcaagttgactactactcccattattaccgctccaaattggagtgttccttttgagctcatgtgcgatgcaagtTATGTAGCGGTAggggctattttggggcaacgcatcaacaagatttttcatctggtctactatgctagtaagaccatgaatagtgatCATGTCAACTACACCATTACAGAGAAAGATCGCCTtgccattgtctttgctatggagaagttctgcccatacttgatgggtgcaaaagtcattgtccacacggatcatgtgacacttcgctatcttatgagcaagaaatattctAGAGCCCGGTTGATGATatgggtgcttttattgcaagaaattgatattgacatccaagatcgcaaaggaagtgaaaaccaagtggcggaccacttgtctcgtttggagaaggaggggaggccgcatgatggccttgaaatcaatgactccttccccgatgagaaactcttggctatttcaatgaaagaggtgccatggttcgtggatctagcaaatttcATTATAAGTGGTATCATCccaaatgagttctcttcaaaccataagctcaaacgggattgtcaagactattattaggatgaaccataccttttccagatttgtatagatagagtgattagaagatgtgtaccggaggaggaacaacTTGAAATTCTTgtggcttgtcattcttcgccatatggtcctcacgatggtggagcaagaatggtggccaaagtgctaagttgtggtttctattggcccaccctttacaaggatgcaaatgatctagtcaagcattgtgatgaatgtcaaagggccggtggaatctcaaagaaaaatgaaatgccccttaccaccattttggagattgatattttcgatgtgtgcgGTATTTGCTTCATGGgttcttttgtgagttcttgtggaaacacctacatcttggtcgcgggtgattatgtgtccaaatgggttgaggccgttgctctacccaacaatgaagcgagaagtgtggtggcatttttgaagaaaaatattttcacaagatttggtactccaaagGCTATCATAAGTGATGGGGGATCACATTTATGCAACAAAGCTTTCGACACCttactctccaagtatggtgtcactcataaagtcacgAGTCCCTATCATCCATAAGCAAGCGGtcaagtgaaagtctccaaccgggagataaagagtattttgtccaaaagagtgaatgctaaccgaacggattggtccaagaaacttgatgatgctttatgggcctataggatggcttacaaaacacctatcagaatatctccataccggttggtgtttggaaaagcttgtcatcttccggtggaacttgcgcacaaagccatgtgggctttaaagaagttgaatcttgagtgggatgtcaccgccaacttaagggtggcacattTGAACGAGTTGGATGAGTTCTGGTGTCATGTATACACAACTTCGTCCTTATACAAAtagaagatgaaatatcttcatgaaaaATGCATTTGGAATAAAGAGTTTAAAGAGGttgatcttgtgttgttgttcaaTTTGCGATTACGGATGTTTCCTGGAaagttaaagtctaaatggagtggcccgttTTAGGTTGTGGGTGTTACACCCTTTGGTGCTTTGAACttaaagaataaaaatgatgaggtatttagagtcaatggtcaccgggtgaagcattatctgGGAAAATTTGGtgatggccacgtcgtggcaGTAATTCATTTCAAATAAtagtaatctgcgtcgtgccgtgacgttaaatcaggcgcttcttgggaggcaacccatgtttcttttcctttctcttttttttttctttttctttagataggctttattttgtgctaactggttttgaagtgtgttgTAGGAATGAGTGTTCTATGCAAGGACCGTGCtgagaaaaattggctaagtatggaaaaagtgcgtaccgcacaattttgaatgctaTAGCAAAAGTCAACTGCGACCGCATAATTTAAGGAATTCTGCGGCTGCACTCGTCTCTTAAAACCTTAGCCAAACCTGTTTATGATAAATAGTAGCCCTAATGCTATTGTTGAAACTATCCAATCTCTGAGAaattaaaacaaaagctaaaatctTGCACACAACTAATTGAATCATATGCCACTTAATTGAGCATCTGTGATGACTCCTCAATAccacttcatcactggtatgttcagaGCATTTCTAggattcttcaattttcttagttTAGTTTACAATTTGTTAGTTATTTTAGACCATTGGTCAATTTAATATCTATATGGGGTGTGAATTGTGTTgggttgtgatgacccaaaaatgtcatctttaatttaaacattaatTTCTGTGTTTTATGAAGATGTTGggagcttacctgctatgagttacgtatcacctgaatagttgatgttaatgtcattttttttctagaaatatattgcttatgaagccactgttagtattgttttcatgttatgttacgttgattggattatgtatgtgttgttaggattggtttctgggattttCTGGCagatggataggcccagttacaaaggaaactctggcgaaatttttgaaaattttgggagttagtaaaattcgggaaattaaaatgtgtgaaagaagagataagttatgttatgtgtttgggggcggactctacttctaaTTCGAGGACTATTAACATGATGGACACCTATTGGATATGATAACAAGTGTaggaggcatattataagtgatatggggtctaaggaaagtcctaagtctaagccaagttggaaaatttcataatagactaaagttccaaatgagtactcATAATACCACACTATGGACGATCAtttctacatatatataaggagttatgtgatggacaacctatcaaatgaaagatcttcgagtctagtttccaaatgCTTCAGActttttgtcatttggatatgtatacagaatgtTATGGCCATTTGAGACTTTCTGCCTCAAATCAGTAGCTACGACagtaggatgggtgttatgagtgggGGAACATTGGACAcattaggaggtattgccctaggttgtcgagtaacagatctcggcaggattcccGTGCCATCATACTGGCATTGGTTGCATCACCGCCTGCTCAAcaagctagaggtaggggtcaggcagctagaggtggtggTTATGcaattagaggtggagaccaggcTGTTAGAGGTGCAGGCCAGTTAGTTAGAAGTTGTCCTAGAGACGTGGTTTTGAGTAGTGGGCCCCAGCCCTGATTCTATGTATTCCCTGGTAGGCCTTAAGCCGAGTCATCCAacgccgtgatcacaggtattattccagtttgctaTAGAGATGCTTCAGGTTTGTTTGaaccaggatctacttattcctatgtgttctCCTACTCTGctttatatttggttgtgcctcttgattctttgagtgcttctgtgcaCGTGTCCACGCCGGTATGGGATTTTATcattgtagatcatgtctatcattcgtgtgtggttactattgaaagtcttgagactagtgaggatcttctacttcttgatatggtagattttgatgtcatcttgggtatggattggctgtcaccttatcgtgctatattggattgtcatgccatgccggggttgcctcgattagagtggaaaggaactcctggtcattctactagcaggattatttcttatatgaaggctcgacgtatggtcgagaaagggtgtctagcctttttggcttatattcgcgattctagtgtgaatgttccttctatggactcagtaccagttgttcgtgaatttctaaaagtatttcctacagatttgcctGGGATGCCACAGACAGAGATatagacttctgtattgatttggctccaggcactcatcctatttctattccaccataccgtatgaccCGACCAGAACTAAAAGAActgaaggaacagttacaagacttgcttgatcagggatttattagacctagtgtctcgccttgggtgcaccagtgttatttgtaaagaagaaagatggttcaatgcgaatgtgtataaattatcgacagttgaacaaggctactatcaagaacaagtatccactgccaagaattgatgacttattcgatcagctttagggtgccaaggtgttttcaaagattgacttgaggtctggttaccctCAATTGAaaattagggcatctgatgtccctaagacaacttttcggattcagtatgggcattacgaattcgtggtgatgtcatttgggctgacaaatgccccatcaacatttatggatttgatgaatcgagtgttcaagccctattttgatttttttgtggctctattcattgatgatatcttgatttacccCAGCAGTTGAGAGGaccatgagcagcatcttcggagtgtgcttcagactttgaagaataatcagttatatgccaaattttcaaaatgtgaattttggttagactcagttgcctttttggggcatgttgtatcgacagaaggcataaaagtggatcctaagaagattgaggctgttcaaaagtggcctagacctacttcagttaaagagatccggagtttccttggtttggcaggttattatcgacggtttgtggagggattttcgtCTATAGAATCtgcattgaccaaattgacccagaagggtgttctatacagatggtcagacgagtgtgagttgatctttcataagctcaagactgctttgactacgacgccagtgttggtattgcccacatgttcaggatctcatacggtatattatgatgcatctcacattgggcttggtgttgtattaatgcaagatggcagagaGATTGCATATGCGTTGCGACAATTGAAAGTTTACTAGAAGAAtgatcttgttcatgacttagaattggcagccattgttcatgcactaaaaatttggaggcattaccgtTACGGTGTCTTGTGTgtggtatttactgatcatcgtagcatacagtatttgttcaaacaaaaagatctcaatttgaggtagagaagatggttggagttgttgaaagactatgatatcaccattttgtatcaccccagaaaggccaatacggtggtcgatgctttgagtagaaaggctatgagtatgggcagccttgcgtatattccggttggtgagaggccgttagccgcagatgttcagactttggctaatcaattcatgaggttagatgtttcagaacctagtcgggGTCTAGCCTACACAGTTGCTCGATCGCTTTTATATGAGCGCACCAGAGAgcgacacggtgcggcacggtggtgtcAAGCAGGTTgatgtgggagatgatggagatctgaggatgcatggtcgtatttgtgttcctaatgtggatgggcttcgtgaattaattcttgaagaggcccatagttccctgaattctattcatccgggtgccaccaaaatgtatcaagatttgcggcaacattattggtggaggagaatgaaaaaggatatagatgcatatgtagctcggtgtctgaattgtcagcaagttaagtacgagcaccggagacctggtggtttgcttcagaagttagaaattcctgagtggaagtgggagcgtatcactatggattttgttgttggactgccacaaactcagagaaagtttgacgcagtatgggtcattgtggacaggttgaccaagtcaccgCATTTCATTcaagtagcagttacctatttttcagagcggttagcggagatttacatccgcgagattgttcgccttcacggtgtgcttgtgtctatcattttttatcgaggtacacagttcacctcgcacttctggagggttgtacaacgtgagttaggcacgtgggttgagttgggtacaacattttatccacagacagatggacaacCAGAatgcactatccagatattggaagatatgcttcgcgcttgtgttatagactttggaggttcttgggatcacttctagccacttgcagagtttgcctataaaaatagctaccagtcgagcattcggatggctccgtatgaagcattatataggaggcgatgttgttcgccagttggatggtttgaaccaggagaggctcggttgttgggtaccgatttggtacaggatgccttcgATAAgctcaaaattattcaggatcgacttcgcacagctcagtctaggaaaaagagttatgccgaccgtaaggttcgtgaccTTGCATTCATGGcgggagaaagagtattgcttcgagtttcacctatgaaaggtgtaatgagattcggaaagaagtgcaagttgagccctaggtatatcggagcctttgaaattcttgaaaagggggggtgaagtagcctacaggcttgaactaccacctagtgtatcatcagttcatccggtattccatgtatccatgctccggaaatatccaTACAaaggagaggtcagccgattgaggcaGCTATCTGGGAGTGTGATTCACACatacggagcaaatatccacatcttttcaccagctaAGGTACTtatctaattccgttcgaggacgaacgtttgttttagaggtggagaatgtgatgacccaaaaatgtcttctttaatttaaacattcatttctatattctatgaagatgttgggagcttatctgctatgagttacgtatcacctgaatagttgatgttaatgtcgTTCATTTTCTTGAAATATATTGCTTTTGAGGCCACttttagtattgttttcatgttatgttaccttgattggattatgtatgtttTGTTAGGATTAGTATccgggattctctggcaggtagatagacccagttacaaaggaaactctagcaaaatatttggaaattttgggagttagtaaattTCGGTAAATTgaaatgtgcgaaagaagagataagttatgttatgtgtttgggggcggactctacttctcattcgaggactattaacatgatggacacctattggatatgataataagtgtaagaggcatattataagtgatatggggTCTAAGGAAAGTCCTAAGTCTAAGACAAGTTGAAAAATtacataatagactaaagttccaaataagtACGCATAATACCACACTTCGGACGAGcttatctacatatatataagtagTTATGTGAtgtacaacctatcaaatgaaattgCTTCGAGTCTAgcttctaacgcttcaaaccatttATACTTTGGATATGAatacaaaatgttatggccattttactggacatgtgtcatatgcgcgcccagatgtgcggccgcgcacgtaggagctcttttaatacccccaaggccgggtagggagaggggttaagtcatttttgagctaaaacctgatattttaagagagaagtgagagtgttctagagagaggaagaagctcaagtgtcttgctcatcaaatcttgctcaagccttgaaatccaacatgaaatctctcaagttcttcatctaagaggtaaggtttcataccctTGTTTTTCAATTTCAGATTTGgggagaagatggttgattaggagtatgatttttgggtgtaagagtattatttatatatgcttaTACCAATAATGTTTGTTGGAAGATTTTTGACTTCAAATGAATAAAGATTGggctaaaaatggtagaaatcttcaaagacattatattaagatttgaaggtccatttgacatcggaatttgataatttttgtatgattggactcgtcttGGAACGCGTGTTTGTATTTCATACGTTTTTCCGAGATTCGAAACGTGGACCCCACTAataatttttgagatgaatttcggactttaatccgaaaaattagtaaattcatatggaattaatttctacgatttgtattgagtatattgaattgtttattactagatttgaggatttcagacatgaattcgcgaggcaagggtttattggattcttgaatttggttgcaaagcgagataagtggcgtggttaaccttgacttgagggaatagaacccttaaattatttgttatgtgaaatgcatgtgaacgatgtataggcgaggtgacgagtgtctatacgtcgtcaaattaattgtttgcataattacttgaaaaatcataaatcattttaaatcatgaattaattattatattaattgttctctcgtgttctttgctcaatatcatgccttgaatccatgctataattgctacatgctttatttgatttatgtgacttaattgccagttgacgtttagcatactaattattaaaatgcctattacatccttaaattttcacaattaattgctaattgtcatcacttatttctaataaatcataattattgtatgcttggtgtcttataatttcatattaattattgcatttattggagtaatttcttttatgagaattggtaaatgaatatattggaggagcgggttgtatgtcgcaacagaattaattgaaatgaatatattggaggagcgggttgcacgccacaacaaaattgattgaaatgaatatattggaggaacgggttgcatgccacaacggaattgattgaaatgaatatattagaggaacgGGGTgaacgccgcaacataattgattgaaatgaatatattggaggatcgggttgcacgccgcaacagaattgaatatagatatatggtgggatcgggttgcacgccgcaatggaaactgattgaaatgataattagttatgactgccgagttggctttaACTATTGAAAAGAGacacctgttttatttctattattgttgttattattgttattgcgtacaggttaatgtatgtgacctgccttagcctcgtcactacttcgttaaggttaggctcgacacctactgggtacatggggttggttgtactcatattacactctgcacttcttgtgcagatactggagttggtcccagcaccGTATAGTACATTTGCTTGGATTCAactattcgcaggagacttgaggtatagctgcatgtCGTTCGtagttctaaagtccccttccactttatcatagctgtgtatttctttcagacagctttattttcattcagacctttatttgtattattctagtagcttgtgcacttgtgacaccaattctcgGATGGTATTtggacatcgctattattatggattattcac
Encoded proteins:
- the LOC138908410 gene encoding uncharacterized protein codes for the protein MKSPSINVPLVEALEKMSGYAKFMKDLVTRKQSMNFETIKMTHQVSAIVHSMAPKLEDPDAFMIPCTIGSAEFVKALCDLGATNLFILDCEVDYEVPIIVGRPFLATGKALVAVEAKELTFQVGDVKMVFDVYETSVVMNVDDTFEAVLLNFGDDEMDGFMECVDSTLAVLQKRKKAIRWTLADIRGISPAFCMHNINLEEGSKPYIEYQRRLNEAMQEVIKKEIIKWLDVGVVYLISDSLWTCLLMEKDAKFHFIDDCMKAYELLKFKLTTTPIITAPNWSVPFELMCDASYVAVGAILGQRINKIFHLVYYASKTMNSDHVNYTITEKDRLAIVFAMEKFCPYLMGAKVIVHTDHVTLRYLMSKKYSRARLMIWVVGVTPFGALNLKNKNDEVFRVNGHRVKHYLGKFGDGHVVAKIIRSCGRGDTSMGRDEPSRGRGKSTLPLGIQRVINKKATAGRSRQLEPAESSSYAQSREVSEGDSVEEQPAVQSLPQLRQDRYQLRNEPDSSKSTSEGSEGNS